A stretch of the Aspergillus puulaauensis MK2 DNA, chromosome 6, nearly complete sequence genome encodes the following:
- a CDS encoding uncharacterized protein (COG:G;~EggNog:ENOG410PITA;~InterPro:IPR020846,IPR011701,IPR036259;~PFAM:PF07690;~TransMembrane:12 (i68-90o102-124i136-154o193-212i224-243o308-328i335-355o361-382i402-422o434-455i467-485o497-518i);~go_function: GO:0022857 - transmembrane transporter activity [Evidence IEA];~go_process: GO:0055085 - transmembrane transport [Evidence IEA]): MGYLSVLEPKDALHVPGTVLLGDTDVPSLQAAQSLKHVKGRNGRIVLSPQPNDDPNNPLNFSQARKNVMVAITSLGVCIFGATISPLLNAGLLDIATDLDTMVAKVVQASGYQLLVVAIMVFPVNACSRKWGKRHVFLLSSLIGVVGSIIGSTARDYNTLLAARIIQGLSASAYESLGLSMVSDLFFVHERGVYTALMSFLLGGVSNFSSVICGPITANLGWKYLFHLLVVFGGLQLILQFLFVPETQYQGPLGNPHIRTDALYDKSSQSPSATTVENVSPSQPPDLVKQSFASSLRIFTGSYSDANFFSLVLTPFVACANLAVLWVILLSGYFLSIYVATAYLLADIFSAPPYFFTSSGIGYMSLGPFIGGLLGTLLAGSLNDPVIRRCSRQNNGYFEPEYRLLTSALAVLTIPGFVGLGYAAETAQSCYLVAFLHGLGLFGIMFQLISTANYALDAFAEMSTETFLCSMAAKNLIIYGYSYFVNDWAVRDGPFKVMWVLNSVAAALLLTFPVAFVLGKRYRACWASSKLREQFVQPVS; the protein is encoded by the coding sequence ATGGGTTACTTATCTGTCCTTGAGCCCAAGGATGCGCTTCATGTCCCGGGCACGGTACTACTTGGGGATACCGATGTCCCATCCCTTCAGGCGGCGCAATCTCTCAAACACGTCAAGGGAAGAAACGGCCGCATCGTTCTGAGCCCACAGCCGAACGATGACCCGAATAACCCCTTGAACTTCAGCCAGGCAAGGAAGAATGTCATGGTGGCCATCACCTCTCTTGGTGTGTGCATTTTTGGTGCCACCATCAGCCCTCTTCTCAACGCCGGGCTATTGGATATTGCAACGGACCTTGATACAATGGTTGCAAAGGTAGTTCAAGCCAGTGGCTATCAGCTTTTAGTCGTCGCCATCATGGTCTTCCCTGTCAACGCGTGCTCAAGGAAATGGGGCAAACGCCACGTATTCCTTCTCTCGTCGTTGATTGGGGTTGTCGGGAGTATCATCGGGTCAACAGCCCGGGATTATAACACACTCCTGGCCGCCCGGATCATCCAGGGGCTATCAGCAAGCGCGTATGAGTCGCTTGGCCTCTCCATGGTCAGCGATCTATTCTTCGTCCATGAGCGCGGGGTATACACGGCATTGATGAGCTTTCTCCTGGGAGGAGTGTCCAATTTCAGCTCTGTCATTTGTGGGCCGATAACAGCCAACCTGGGTTGGAAGTATCTGTTTCACCTGCTGGTCGTCTTCGGGGGCCTGCAGCTCATCCTGCAATTTCTCTTCGTCCCCGAAACACAATACCAGGGCCCCTTGGGAAACCCGCATATCCGAACCGACGCTCTCTACGATAAATCTTCGCAATCACCCAGCGCCACCACAGTTGAGAACGTCAGTCCCAGTCAGCCGCCCGATCTCGTCAAGCAATCTTTCGCCAGCTCGTTGCGAATCTTCACTGGATCATACTCGGATGCGAATTTCTTTTCGCTTGTTCTCACTCCATTCGTGGCCTGTGCGAACCTTGCTGTCCTTTGGGTTATCCTCCTCTCCGGCTACTTCCTCAGCATCTACGTGGCGACGGCGTATCTCCTTGCCGACATATTTTCAGCTCCCCCGTATTTCTTCACATCCAGTGGCATCGGCTATATGTCCCTTGGCCCCTTCATCGGTGGCCTTCTCGGGACACTCCTGGCGGGCTCCCTCAACGATCCCGTCATCCGACGATGCTCGCGGCAGAACAATGGCTACTTCGAGCCAGAATACAGACTCCTCACCAGTGCCTTGGCGGTTCTGACAATCCCGGGATTCGTTGGGCTTGGGTACGCTGCCGAAACCGCCCAGTCTTGCTACCTCGTCGCATTCTTACACGGATTGGGACTGTTTGGAATCATGTTTCAGCTTATCTCCACAGCCAACTACGCCCTCGACGCCTTCGCGGAGATGAGCACCGAGACCTTTCTGTGTTCAATGGCTGCGAAGAACCTGATTATTTATGGCTATTCCTACTTTGTTAACGATTGGGCGGTTCGCGACGGACCCTTCAAGGTCATGTGGGTTCTTAATTCAGTTGCAGCGGCATTGTTACTCACTTTTCCAGTTGCGTTTGTCCTCGGGAAGAGATATCGTGCTTGCTGggccagcagcaagctccGAGAGCAGTTTGT
- a CDS encoding uncharacterized protein (COG:I;~EggNog:ENOG410PNQG;~InterPro:IPR019826,IPR002018,IPR029058;~MEROPS:MER0030934) — protein sequence MEGSYIFSHAQLGKIHGLEQGSTVQFLGLQYGDLADSFSPPSVHDGKETDILDARHYGPSAPSAPNAIETEFGHLQHALPYTATLQSATECLNLNITMPNKFSASNQLPVVAFLHGGGFAIGSNSWPQYDFRRLVELSISGSTPIIGVNINYRLGPFGFLHSKEMAANGYCRNNALQDQKTALLWIKKYIRGFGGDPLNVTLVGESAGGGTNLLLKPADPSVNEFTYTRVVEALGLGNLSPANRVDALRTTPAEKLMAALPPGLPFLPSTGGDLNLPVDNYESIYAGQTGNKAHLGKAWCEQIMVGDCQMDGSILALMVGPQDGEFVPRFKRAIEKALGSERAALIFNAYNITESTSDSDNYTRILNFGNDIKFLAPVIVYAHGWDANTFVYFFNEPNTWEGPWKGRAHHILDVAYLFQNYNDHLTPTQQETAITFGEDLIRFANGQAPWPVFNFTAKHTNAKVYGAADPSSVKSRIEVASGPGVRTERRQTIFSLSSTILLGELSDAWDAFMADRS from the exons ATGGAGGGCTCGTACATTTTCTCCCACGCTCAGCTTGGCAAGATCCATGGACTCGAGCAAGGCTCAACTGTGCAGTTTCTGGGGCTACAGTACGGGGATTTGGCCGATTcgttctctcctccctccgtACACGATGGAAAGGAAACGGATATTCTGGATGCTAGACACTATGG GCCTTCCGCACCGTCCGCCCCCAACGCAATAGAGACGGAGTTTGGGCATCTCCAACATGCCCTGCCCTATACTGCAACCCTACAATCGGCGACAGAATGCTTGAATTTGAATATAACAATGCCAAACAAGTTTTCAGCGTCAAACCAGCTGCCCGTTGTTGCTTTCCTTCATGGCGGCGGCTTTGCCATTGGCTCCAATAGCTGGCCACAATACGACTTCCGGCGTCTTGTTGAGTTGTCCATCAGCGGCTCGACTCCTATTATTGGTGTCAACATTAA CTATCGGCTTGGTCCGTTCGGATTTCTTCACTCGAAGGAAATGGCCGCCAACGGATACTGTCGGAACAACGCTCTCCAGGACCAAAAGACCGCCCTACTATGGATCAAGAAATATATCCGGGGCTTTGGAGGAGATCCGCTGAATGTTACGCTTGTTGGGGAGAGCGCCGGTGGAG GAACGAATCTGCTTCTCAAGCCAGCAGACCCATCCGTCAACGAATTCACGTACACGCGTGTTGTGGAAGCATTAGGGCTAGGAAACCTCTCTCCTGCAAACCGTGTTGATGCTCTCAGGACAACACCAGCTGAGAAGTTGATGGCCGCTTTGCCTCCGGGATTACCCTTTCTACCTAGTACGGGTGGGGACCTCAATCTACCTGTTGACAACTATGAATCAATATACGCAGGACAGACGGGAAACAAAGCACATCTCGGCAAAGCTTGGTGTGAGCAGATCATGGTTGGAGATTGCCAGATGGAT GGGAGCATTCTAGCTTTGATGGTGGGTCCGCAAGATGGCGAGTTTGTCCCTCGCTTCAAAAGAGCCATTGAGAAAGCTTTGGGATCTGAGAGAGCCGCCTTGATCTTCAATGCGTACAACATTACTGAGTCTACTTCGGATAGTGATAACTACACGCGAATCCTGAACTTTGGCAACGATATCAAGTTCCTAGCGCCAGTGATTGTCTACGCCCACGGGTGGGATGCAAATACCTTTGTTTACTTTTTCAACGAGCCCAATACATGGGAAGGGCCATGGAAAGGCCGCGCTCACCATATCCTTGACGTGGCATATCTGTTCCAGAACTACAATGACCACCTCACCCCAACACAGCAGGAGACAGCCATCACGTTTGGAGAAGATCTCATTCGCTTTGCCAACGGCCAAGCTCCGTGGCCAGTGTTCAATTTCACAGCCAAGCACACCAATGCAAAGGTTTATGGAGCGGCGGACCCAAGCTCAGTGAAGTCCAGAATTGAAGTTGCTTCTGGACCAGGTGTCAGGACAGAAAGGCGGCAAACCATTTTCAGCCTTTCCAGTACGATCCTACTGGGCGAGCTGTCTGACGCTTGGGATGCGTTCATGGCTGACCGGTCCTGA
- a CDS encoding FAD-dependent oxidoreductase (COG:C,H;~EggNog:ENOG410PIVQ;~InterPro:IPR036188,IPR002938;~PFAM:PF01494;~go_function: GO:0071949 - FAD binding [Evidence IEA]) → MMGKPFVIIVGGGPSGLLLALLLGKEGIPVQLLESAETLDDRPRATHYGPAAVRELQRAGVFKDMKAKGGFLPTGVCWRKLHGDIIATIPGPKGDEEHPIICLPLNQLNEVFKDHIRRLANVEVLFNHKVVDLGQSDNASWVDVETPEGKKTLEANYVIGCDGANSIVRRSLFGDFNFPGFTWEEQIVATNIYYPFEKHGFNIDSSFIVHPEHWYMAARITTDGMWRVTYGEIPGLTFEELKERQPKKFKAMLPGSPDPEHYRLVGFSPYKVHQRLAEAMRVGRVLLAADAAHLCNPFGGLGLTGGIVDVGGLYDCLYGIYKGYADDGILSLYDQVRREKYTNIINTVSSENIRRLFNQDPELAGDLDEFLNLVKRAETDPSVLQSLNTEAMAIQYDFRKHYHTQPQGTILGQ, encoded by the exons ATGATGGGTAAACCATTCGTGATTATTGTCGGCGGAGGCCCAAGTGGTCTGCTGCTCGCCCTTCTACTCGGGAAAGAAGGAATCCCTGTCCAGCTACTCGAATCGGCTGAAACGCTGGACGACCGACCACGGGCCACCCACTACggcccagcagcagtgcGGGAGCTACAGCGAGCCGGCGTGTTCAAAGACATGAAAGCGAAAGGGGGCTTTTTGCCAACTGGAGTTTGCTGGCGTAAGCTCCATGGGGACATCATCGCGACTATTCCTGGTCCgaagggcgacgaggaacaCCCGATCATCTGCCTACCATTAAACCAGTTGAATGAAGTTTTTAAGGACCATATCCGCCGGTTAGCAAATGTCGAGGTACTATTCAATCACAAAGTGGTTGACCTAGGACAAAGCGATAACGCTTCCTGGGTGGATGTCGAAACACcggaagggaagaagacccTCGAGGCAAACTACGTTATTGGCTGCGATGGAGCAAACAGCATCGTTCGTCGCAGCTTGTTTGGCGATTTTAATTTTCCAGGCTTTACCTGGGAAGAGCAGATTGTGGCCACAAAC ATTTACTATCCGTTCGAAAAACACGGATTCAATATCGACTCGAGCTTCATCGTCCATCCAGAACACTGGTACATGGCAGCCCGCATCACCACCGACGGGATGTGGCGGGTTACCTACGGGGAGATTCCCGGGCTCACGTTTGAGGAGCTCAAAGAGCGCCAGCCCAAGAAATTCAAAGCTATGCTTCCAGGTTCTCCCGATCCCGAACACTATCGGTTGGTGGGCTTCAGCCCGTACAAGGTGCATCAGAGGCTAGCTGAGGCGATGAGAGTCGGACGCGTGCTGCTTGCGGCGGACGCTGCACACT TGTGCAATCCATTCGGCGGGCTAGGTCTTACGGGTGGTATTGTGGATGTGGGTGGCCTCTATGATTGCCTCTACGGCATCTACAAAGGGTATGCTGATGACGGCATACTCTCTCTCTATGATCAAGTGCGCCGAGAAAAATACACCAATATTATCAACACAGTCTCCAGTGAAAACATCCGACGACTGTTCAACCAGGATCCTGAGCTTGCGGGGGACCTTGATGAGTTTCTGAACCTCGTGAAGAGGGCGGAGACGGATCCAAGCGTCTTGCAGAGTCTCAACACAGAAGCCATGGCGATTCAGTACGATTTCAGAAAGCATTATCACACCCAGCCACAGGGGACAATACTAGGACAGTGA
- a CDS encoding cytochrome P450 (COG:Q;~EggNog:ENOG410PI7V;~InterPro:IPR001128,IPR002401,IPR036396;~PFAM:PF00067;~go_function: GO:0005506 - iron ion binding [Evidence IEA];~go_function: GO:0016705 - oxidoreductase activity, acting on paired donors, with incorporation or reduction of molecular oxygen [Evidence IEA];~go_function: GO:0020037 - heme binding [Evidence IEA];~go_process: GO:0055114 - oxidation-reduction process [Evidence IEA]), with product MVQCGVTILTAEKAGGPVPAKTSSLLIQDSTYTQYPAFASSRSALPDLYTHRNDSMSHAIVADAVNWAASLSDTAQALLDDHNVPWRALITSIMVASLPALLLYRQYIHPLAGIPGPVLARFTGQWRNWYYINGQWHDVILDLHTTYGRVVRIAPNELSIVDEKTARLLYGHGTSSEKTDWYATWDIPNAAPGLFATRDRKEHAFLRRRVSAAFSMTSILKFETYIQGSFDLLFDKMRKYSGQMIDMSEWTNAVAYDIVGELAYGEQLGHLQSETDVMGVRQAVLDGFYLMANLGHYWGQGRLLNTKVMAKLTSALGVRNPFLEFRQWSVDKVRARRDNPSQAERHDMLHHFLQMKDINGNPASDGEVLIEAMNIIGAGADTTAIGMRACLYYVCTHPQVYRQLQKELDDYFQSRPDQRSISYNEARGLTYLNAVISEATRLHPSIIYQLLRAAPEDITVDGHRILRGTPVGISPRAQNRDRAIWGEDANEFRPERWLENEERARYFESVNMTFGGNGPRMCIGRNIALVELFKYIAQLLYNFDVELEDPARPWNVQTVWFAYQHDMYVRVTERNRGLST from the exons ATGGTTCAATGTGGGGTGACGATCCTCACTGCCGAGAAGGCCGGGGGTCCCGTCCCTGCGAAAACATCATCACTGTTGATTCAGGACTCCACGTACACACAGTATCCGGCATTCGCATCCAGCAGATCTGCTTTACCGGACCTTTATACACACCGCAACGACTCGATGTCTCACGCAATCGTAGCTGACGCAGTCAACTGGGCAGCAAGCCTTTCGGATACCGCTCAAGCCCTTCTTGATGACCACAATGTGCCATGGCGAGCTCTCATCACCTCTATAATGGTGGCATCTCTGccagcgcttcttctctaCCGACAATATATCCACCCACTCGCGGGAATTCCCGGCCCCGTCCTTGCGCGGTTCACAGGGCAATGGCGAAATTGGTATTACATCAACGGCCAGTGGCACGATGTGATCTTGGATCTCCATACTACGTATGGTCGAGTGGTCCGTATTGCCCCCAACGAGCTCTCTATTGTCGACGAGAAGACTGCCCGCCTTCTGTATGGGCATGGCACGAGTTCGGAGAAGACCGACTGGTATGCTACCTGGGATATCCCGAATGCCGCGCCAGGACTGTTTGCTACACGAGATCGAAAGGAGCATGCATTTTTGCGTCGACGGGTATCTGCGGCTTTTTCGATGACCTCTATCCTCAAATTCGAGACCTATATCCAGGGCAGCTTCGACCTTCTTTTTGACAAAATGAGGAAATACTCCGGCCAGATGATTGACATGTCCGAGTGGACGAATGCGGTTGCGTACGATATTGTGGGCGAGCTGGCATACGGCGAGCAACTTGGCCATCTGCAGAGCGAAACGGACGTGATGGGGGTCCGACAAGCCGTCCTAGACGGCTTTTACTTGATGGCAAACCTCGGGCACTACTGGGGCCAAGGGAGATTGCTAAACACCAAAGTGATGGCGAAACTGACCTCCGCTCTGGGAGTTCGCAACCCGTTTCTCGAATTCCGGCAATGGAGTGTTGACAAGGTTCGTGCTCGAAGGGACAACCCTTCCCAGGCCGAACGCCATGACATGTTGCACCATTTCCTTCAGATGAAGGACATCAACGGAAACCCGGCATCCGATGGCGAGGTTCTCATTGAGGCGATGAATATCAT TGGCGCTGGGGCGGACACTACAGCAATTGGAATGCGAGCATGTCTCTACTATGTCTGTACCCATCCCCAGGTCTACCGCCAACTTcagaaggagctggatgacTACTTCCAAAGCCGGCCCGACCAGAGGAGCATTTCGTACAATGAGGCTCGCGGCTTGACCTATTTGAATGCCGTCATTTCGGAGGCTACCCGCTTGCATCCTAGCATCATCTACCAGCTGCTTCGAGCGGCACCAGAAGACATCACTGTCGACGGGCACAGAATCCTCCGTGGCACCCCCGTCGGCATAAGCCCCAGGGCGCAAAACCGTGATCGCGCCATTTGGGGGGAGGATGCCAATGAATTTCGCCCAGAACGATGGCTTGAGAATGAAGAAAGGGCCAGATATTTTGAAAGCGTGAACATGACCTTTGGTGGAAATGGGCCCAGGATGTGTATCGGGCGTAACATTGCTCTG GTTGAGCTGTTCAAGTATATCGCCCAGCTACTGTACAACTTCGATGTTGAGCTCGAGGATCCTGCACGGCCCTGGAACGTCCAGACTGTGTGGTTTGCCTATCAGCACGACATGTATGTGCGCGTCACAGAGCGGAACAGGGGCCTGTCGACTTGA
- a CDS encoding uncharacterized protein (SECRETED:SignalP(1-23)), whose product MVSIKSALLTLAISTTALAGVQCDSDDVEASKDELQQCIDELHGRGQELCTVPGGYLNKGFVHIGTAMITGMHHGDNTEEDQSSWCSHIADAAQDALDECGKGKDTASGSKEAYGNGNILVSLIWRDEDGPDT is encoded by the exons ATGGTCTCTATCAAGTCTGCCCTTCTCACTCTTGCAATTTCCACCACCGCGCTGGCTGGCGTGCAATGTGACAGCGACGATGTAGAGGCATCAAAGGACGAGCTCCAGCAGTGTATCGATGAACTTCACGGCCGAGGCCAGGAACTTTGTACCGTCCCAGGGGGATATCTAAACAAGGGGTTTGTCCATATTGGCACAGCCATGATCACGGGCATGCATCACGGGGATAACActgaagaagatcaaagCTCATGGTG CTCGCATATTGCGGACGCTGCGCAGGACGCTCTTGACGAGTGTGGCAAGGGTAAAGATACTGCCTCTG GTTCTAAGGAAGCTTATGGAAACGGCAATATCCTGGTTAGTCTTATTTGGCGGGACGAGGACGGTCCTGACACTTAA